Proteins encoded in a region of the Desulfobotulus mexicanus genome:
- a CDS encoding GNAT family N-acetyltransferase, which translates to MLPVELRRANSGDTTAIVNLFRDISDKELDAQRIESCIDKYPSVLALRGAKLVGFIYSSSFAPDILELLNIAVLEAQRDSGVGSMMLSELERQSSQKYRAIILVNSVLYPSKKTKKLASNFYLKNGYNLVHTTGSTNVFIKDLA; encoded by the coding sequence ATGTTGCCGGTTGAATTGCGGCGTGCAAATAGTGGCGACACTACTGCGATAGTAAATTTATTTAGAGATATATCAGATAAAGAACTTGATGCACAGCGAATAGAGAGTTGTATTGATAAATATCCTTCGGTATTGGCTCTAAGGGGTGCCAAGCTGGTAGGCTTTATTTATTCGTCATCGTTTGCGCCTGACATATTGGAGCTACTAAACATTGCTGTACTGGAGGCACAAAGAGACTCAGGCGTGGGATCTATGATGTTGAGTGAGCTAGAAAGACAGTCATCCCAAAAGTATAGAGCTATAATTCTAGTCAATAGTGTTCTATATCCATCTAAAAAGACTAAGAAGCTAGCAAGTAATTTTTATCTTAAGAATGGATACAACTTGGTTCACACGACTGGAAGTACGAATGTATTCATTAAGGATTTGGCCTAA
- the arsN2 gene encoding arsenic resistance N-acetyltransferase ArsN2 — protein sequence MEQVAYNQEVGALLIACDLPVADLREDCDVCFFVFRHVSEIVGVIGVEVRGDYGLLRSLAISAAHRGNGLGRKLVAFSEEWATRSNLKALYLLTTTADNFFEQLGYEELSRSDAPSAITETQQFSGLCPGSSIFMGKGLGANQALHRTSR from the coding sequence GTGGAACAAGTTGCCTATAACCAAGAAGTTGGTGCTCTTCTGATTGCTTGTGATCTGCCAGTTGCTGATTTGCGGGAAGATTGTGACGTTTGCTTCTTCGTCTTCCGTCATGTAAGCGAGATTGTGGGTGTCATAGGAGTTGAGGTGCGCGGTGATTACGGGCTTCTTCGATCACTCGCGATTTCTGCTGCCCATAGAGGTAATGGCCTTGGCCGGAAACTTGTAGCATTTTCGGAAGAATGGGCAACTCGCTCTAACCTAAAAGCGCTATATCTTCTTACAACCACGGCTGATAATTTCTTTGAGCAGTTGGGCTATGAGGAACTATCTCGCTCGGATGCTCCGAGCGCCATCACAGAGACACAACAATTTTCAGGGCTGTGCCCGGGCTCATCGATTTTCATGGGTAAAGGGCTTGGCGCTAACCAAGCGTTGCACCGGACGAGCCGGTGA
- a CDS encoding tetratricopeptide repeat protein, giving the protein MKTGRNEKCFCGSGKKYKKCCINKKQANSKDSKSIDGLIHDAGMMALEHDKKSIDKSILILKKVLLDSNLSEDSLKNAKLNLSVAYRHLGEHKKAIDTLEELEEFYDGESDFSQYILNSLAISYEALGFYDESCRIYESLLESWENVNCKSSEDRKKRGIYLIEAGKSFHSNKNIEKAIECWTSSIEYLQEFSESEAEHIGRARANIAFAKLGSDKESIQKEGINELEESSRRKLKIGDAQGLANNYCNLGTYFRKKKRYARAISYYRKDLFLSEMVGNKRDIASTLGNFATMYAELKQFKQGREMLRKAKLLAEELSDDMLHHICEQQLNYINSEAKLCGLNKVGIGDKAECACGSDKLYVECCGLADFEPVSMPQIYGGISEEAKRIHDEISSTGRATSPLDFILRTIPRHQQRKSWTEHGVHDGWISMKELPDMASLHIISAKEMANKASGNDELNSSLSAVILAVCHLEAFINQVSYFLLDNIDHPEVEILDIPDDLKDKGAYNYQRTTSLEEKWKALSNCLNGSGWLESLAEWKDVKDLIYIRNELVHFKTNGYEQVVPPPRTKGIIYSKVPTSVVTRDEPHSWPFKILTGSLANWAVEISERLVNKMKDDYNSSRRSGTV; this is encoded by the coding sequence ATGAAGACAGGAAGGAATGAAAAGTGTTTTTGCGGTAGTGGGAAAAAGTATAAGAAGTGCTGTATAAATAAAAAGCAGGCCAATTCCAAAGACAGTAAGAGTATTGATGGTTTAATTCATGATGCAGGCATGATGGCTCTTGAACATGATAAAAAATCTATTGATAAATCAATATTAATCTTAAAGAAAGTTTTGCTGGATTCCAATTTGTCGGAAGACAGCCTAAAGAATGCGAAATTAAACTTGTCGGTAGCCTATAGGCATCTTGGTGAGCACAAAAAGGCAATTGATACTCTAGAGGAACTTGAAGAGTTCTACGATGGAGAAAGTGATTTCTCTCAATACATCCTTAATTCACTAGCTATTTCTTATGAGGCACTAGGCTTCTATGATGAATCTTGTCGTATTTATGAGTCATTATTAGAAAGCTGGGAAAATGTTAATTGCAAATCTTCTGAAGATAGAAAAAAGCGAGGAATCTATCTAATAGAGGCTGGAAAGTCTTTCCATTCAAATAAGAACATTGAGAAAGCAATTGAATGCTGGACTAGCTCAATTGAGTACCTACAAGAATTTTCAGAATCCGAAGCAGAACACATAGGGAGAGCACGAGCAAATATTGCATTCGCTAAACTAGGTTCCGACAAAGAGTCAATCCAAAAAGAGGGGATCAATGAACTTGAAGAATCATCCAGAAGAAAGTTAAAAATTGGTGATGCTCAGGGCCTAGCAAATAACTACTGTAATTTGGGTACATATTTTAGGAAAAAGAAGAGATACGCCCGAGCAATTTCATATTATAGAAAAGACTTATTTTTAAGCGAAATGGTAGGGAATAAGAGGGATATTGCATCCACACTTGGAAATTTTGCAACCATGTATGCCGAGCTTAAGCAGTTCAAACAAGGCCGAGAAATGCTTAGGAAAGCAAAGCTCCTTGCTGAGGAGTTATCAGATGATATGTTGCACCATATTTGTGAACAACAACTTAATTATATTAATTCCGAGGCAAAGTTGTGCGGCCTTAATAAAGTTGGGATAGGGGATAAGGCAGAGTGTGCATGTGGTAGCGACAAGCTATACGTTGAATGCTGTGGTTTAGCTGATTTCGAGCCTGTCAGCATGCCTCAAATTTATGGTGGGATTTCAGAAGAAGCGAAAAGAATTCATGATGAAATTAGTTCGACAGGAAGGGCTACTTCTCCATTAGATTTTATTCTCCGAACAATACCAAGACATCAACAAAGAAAGTCCTGGACGGAGCATGGAGTCCATGATGGCTGGATATCTATGAAGGAACTTCCTGATATGGCTTCATTGCACATTATTTCTGCTAAGGAAATGGCCAATAAAGCATCAGGAAACGACGAGTTAAACTCATCGTTATCAGCTGTCATATTAGCCGTATGCCACCTAGAGGCGTTTATTAATCAAGTTTCATACTTTCTGCTTGACAATATTGATCATCCTGAGGTTGAAATTTTGGATATCCCCGACGACCTAAAAGATAAGGGTGCTTACAACTATCAAAGGACAACGAGCCTAGAGGAGAAGTGGAAGGCATTATCTAACTGTCTAAATGGATCAGGCTGGCTTGAAAGCCTTGCTGAATGGAAGGATGTAAAAGATCTTATCTATATTAGAAATGAATTAGTTCATTTTAAAACGAATGGTTATGAGCAGGTTGTACCTCCGCCAAGAACGAAGGGTATCATTTATTCAAAAGTTCCTACTTCGGTCGTTACTCGGGATGAGCCGCATAGCTGGCCGTTTAAGATATTGACGGGGAGCTTAGCGAATTGGGCGGTTGAAATTTCTGAGCGGTTGGTTAATAAAATGAAGGATGACTATAACTCTTCCAGAAGAAGTGGAACAGTATGA